The Oxalobacteraceae bacterium OTU3CINTB1 genome includes a window with the following:
- a CDS encoding GGDEF domain-containing protein has translation MNEGLHTTKPVVMRYVTGVLLALTVVLIVWHHYGMERVIELSAARKSGVEVLGDQTNGGTSVATLERKDGALRMRCRLTHQIDWPACRYLFLTTRDAAGIDLSEFESVSIDIGYNGPGPHELRLMLTNFEPGISTVGDWMSQKINEVDFKVPQRATIRVPLNVFHVAGWWIDFKQIPLEKSGVRLDKVTRVELMTGAANAVGEHVIDLHAIRFHGKWIGQDRLYLMLMGAWILCAVGWPLMAWLQLRRQLRHSSKRLSLLSEVNRALQLEARELVEQANTDPLTGALNRQGLRAALMSTPAILAAPMSVVFADIDHFKQINDQHGHDAGDAVLRQFADEITAGIRSSDKLVRWGGEEFLIICPGTGAEQARLLAEKLRAGLKTASWAHGIAITASFGVAELTPHDDIGDAIKRADEALYAAKNTGRDRVVVDKTFNDVASAEQARRLTSQR, from the coding sequence TTGAACGAGGGCTTGCACACGACCAAGCCCGTCGTCATGCGCTACGTCACCGGCGTGCTGCTCGCGCTCACTGTCGTGTTGATCGTCTGGCATCACTACGGCATGGAACGGGTGATCGAATTGTCCGCCGCCCGCAAATCCGGCGTCGAGGTGCTGGGCGACCAGACCAACGGCGGCACCAGCGTCGCCACCCTGGAACGCAAGGACGGCGCCTTGCGCATGCGCTGCCGACTGACCCACCAGATCGATTGGCCCGCCTGCCGCTACTTGTTCCTGACCACGCGCGACGCCGCCGGCATCGACCTGTCGGAATTCGAATCGGTCAGCATCGACATCGGCTACAACGGTCCCGGCCCCCACGAACTGCGGCTGATGCTGACCAACTTCGAGCCGGGCATCTCGACCGTGGGCGACTGGATGTCGCAAAAAATCAACGAGGTCGATTTCAAGGTCCCGCAACGCGCCACCATCCGCGTGCCGCTGAACGTGTTCCACGTCGCCGGCTGGTGGATCGACTTCAAGCAAATACCGCTGGAAAAATCGGGGGTGCGCCTCGACAAGGTCACGCGCGTGGAACTGATGACCGGCGCCGCCAACGCGGTCGGCGAACACGTCATCGATCTGCATGCGATCCGCTTCCACGGAAAATGGATCGGCCAAGACCGGCTTTACCTGATGCTGATGGGCGCATGGATACTGTGCGCGGTCGGCTGGCCGCTGATGGCGTGGCTGCAACTGCGGCGCCAGCTGCGCCACAGCAGCAAGCGCCTGAGCCTGCTTAGCGAGGTCAACCGCGCGCTGCAGCTCGAGGCGCGCGAGCTCGTCGAACAAGCCAACACCGACCCGCTGACCGGCGCCCTGAACCGCCAGGGACTGCGCGCAGCGCTCATGTCCACGCCCGCGATCCTGGCCGCGCCGATGTCGGTGGTGTTCGCCGACATCGACCACTTCAAGCAGATCAACGACCAGCACGGCCATGACGCCGGCGACGCCGTATTGCGTCAGTTTGCCGATGAGATCACGGCCGGCATCCGCTCCAGCGACAAGCTGGTGCGATGGGGCGGCGAGGAATTCCTGATCATCTGCCCGGGCACCGGCGCCGAGCAGGCGCGCCTGCTGGCCGAGAAATTGCGCGCGGGCCTCAAGACCGCGTCCTGGGCGCACGGGATCGCCATCACCGCCTCGTTCGGCGTCGCCGAGCTCACGCCGCACGACGACATCGGCGACGCCATCAAGCGCGCCGACGAAGCCCTGTACGCGGCCAAGAACACGGGCCGCGACCGGGTGGTGGTCGACAAGACTTTCAACGATGTCGCGTCCGCAGAGCAAGCCCGCCGGTTGACCAGCCAGCGTTAG
- a CDS encoding TonB-dependent receptor, with translation MKSNEVWLARLALTSIAALSATISAALPAQAADDGANAQADSQAGAGREITRVVVGGATASDTLDKAAPTASRLGLTARETPATIDTVGAETMELRGYQNVEQAVDSMPGVSSGGAPGSPSQFSMRGFTGGQVTILRDGIYLGPSDMTYRSQNAFNLSSVDVLKGPGSVLYGQGAIAGTVNVVSKKPTLRGDTLDVAASYGRFDRNQAGVGGNLVLGDGLALRADLSRTASSGYVHGDGSDSVNGTVALLWKPNPRFDLTLSLDYLTDHPSSYYGTPLVPAAFATAPLNGVVGTPTGATLDSRMRYVNYNVGDARITSTQYLPRASLHWKAGGDVTLSNDTYYFYADRKWENAEAYAFNPATARVDRDRFFVFHDQHLFGNQFSASVTTPLAGLANRFVVGVDYSKLDFVRVRGFPDGDSVDPFAPAAGTFGPLVGRRSPTRWTNVALFVEDALDLTPKLKLVGGARLERFDLERENYGPDGAFQASSSFARKFKPKNWRLGMVYQGSNGLTPYLQYSTGQDPVGANILLVNAAQNFDLSTSRQVEVGVKSDLGRNGELTLAYYDIQRKNLLTQTSADVVDAAGMQKSRGLEAALDIRPLPTWKVNANLAYTDAGYRNFIDTSNGVDASGNRPANVPKWTANLWNSYSGFGGVPLEVGAGMRYVGDRFGNTANTLLLKSYTLVDLFATYKINRHVSLTGRLNNVTKQVYAQWADVNYPTQVQLGAPLGYEIGLVGHF, from the coding sequence ATGAAATCAAATGAAGTATGGCTGGCGCGGCTGGCACTGACCTCGATCGCGGCGCTGTCGGCGACCATCTCGGCGGCCTTGCCGGCGCAGGCCGCCGATGACGGCGCCAACGCGCAGGCCGATTCCCAGGCCGGCGCCGGCCGTGAAATCACCCGCGTGGTGGTCGGCGGCGCCACCGCCTCCGATACGCTCGACAAGGCCGCGCCCACCGCCAGCCGGCTCGGCCTGACCGCGCGCGAAACGCCGGCCACCATCGACACCGTCGGCGCCGAGACCATGGAGCTGCGCGGCTACCAAAATGTCGAGCAAGCCGTCGACAGCATGCCCGGCGTCAGCTCGGGCGGCGCCCCCGGCAGCCCGTCGCAGTTTTCCATGCGTGGCTTCACCGGCGGCCAGGTGACGATCCTGCGCGATGGCATCTATCTGGGGCCGTCGGACATGACGTACCGCTCGCAGAACGCCTTCAACCTGTCCAGTGTCGACGTGCTCAAGGGGCCTGGCTCGGTGCTGTACGGGCAGGGCGCCATCGCCGGCACCGTCAACGTCGTCTCCAAAAAGCCCACCCTGCGCGGCGACACGCTCGACGTCGCCGCCTCGTACGGCCGCTTCGACCGCAACCAGGCCGGCGTCGGCGGAAACCTGGTGCTGGGCGACGGCCTGGCCCTGCGCGCGGACCTGAGCCGCACCGCCTCCAGCGGCTACGTCCACGGCGACGGCTCGGACTCGGTCAACGGCACCGTCGCGCTGCTGTGGAAGCCGAACCCGCGCTTCGACCTTACGCTGAGCCTGGACTACCTGACCGACCATCCCTCCAGCTACTACGGCACGCCGCTGGTGCCGGCCGCCTTCGCCACAGCGCCGCTGAATGGCGTGGTCGGCACGCCCACTGGCGCGACACTCGATAGCCGCATGCGCTACGTGAACTACAACGTCGGCGACGCCCGCATCACATCGACCCAATACCTGCCGCGCGCCAGCCTGCACTGGAAGGCCGGCGGCGATGTCACCCTGAGCAACGACACCTATTATTTTTACGCCGACCGCAAATGGGAAAACGCCGAGGCCTACGCCTTCAATCCGGCGACCGCGCGCGTCGACCGCGACCGCTTTTTCGTCTTCCATGATCAACACCTGTTCGGCAACCAGTTCAGCGCCAGCGTGACCACGCCGCTGGCGGGGCTGGCCAACCGCTTCGTCGTCGGCGTCGATTACAGCAAGCTCGATTTCGTGCGCGTGCGGGGCTTTCCCGACGGCGACAGCGTCGATCCGTTCGCACCGGCCGCCGGCACGTTCGGACCGCTGGTGGGCCGCCGCAGTCCGACCCGCTGGACCAACGTCGCGCTGTTCGTCGAGGACGCGCTCGACCTCACGCCCAAGCTGAAGCTGGTGGGCGGCGCGCGCCTCGAGCGCTTCGATCTGGAGCGTGAAAACTACGGTCCGGACGGCGCCTTCCAGGCGTCCAGCAGCTTCGCGCGCAAGTTCAAGCCGAAGAACTGGCGCCTCGGCATGGTGTACCAAGGCTCGAATGGCCTGACGCCTTACCTCCAGTACAGCACCGGCCAGGATCCGGTCGGCGCCAATATCCTGCTGGTGAACGCGGCACAGAATTTCGACCTGAGCACATCGCGCCAGGTGGAAGTGGGCGTGAAAAGCGATCTGGGCCGCAATGGCGAGTTGACCCTGGCGTACTACGACATCCAGCGCAAGAACCTGCTGACGCAAACCTCGGCCGACGTGGTCGACGCGGCCGGCATGCAAAAGTCGCGCGGGCTGGAGGCAGCGCTCGATATCCGGCCGCTGCCGACGTGGAAGGTGAACGCCAACCTGGCCTACACCGACGCCGGCTACCGCAATTTCATCGACACCAGCAATGGCGTCGACGCCAGCGGCAACCGTCCGGCCAACGTGCCGAAGTGGACCGCCAACCTGTGGAACAGCTACAGCGGCTTCGGCGGCGTGCCGCTGGAAGTGGGCGCCGGCATGCGTTATGTGGGCGACCGCTTCGGCAACACGGCCAATACCCTGCTGCTGAAAAGCTATACCCTGGTGGACCTGTTCGCGACCTACAAGATCAACCGCCATGTCAGCCTGACCGGGCGCCTCAACAACGTCACCAAACAGGTGTACGCGCAGTGGGCCGACGTCAACTATCCAACGCAGGTTCAGCTCGGCGCGCCGCTCGGCTATGAGATCGGTCTTGTCGGCCACTTCTAG
- a CDS encoding EAL domain-containing protein, which produces MQKLITRVRISVSLSALITLAVGLTLTSLLFVSVRRVEAARQTVQFEQNAKLRINAVSGGVRDAVDQIDALRQLYATFGLLTREQFHQLSLPLREHSPQIQALGFQRLIQHRERAAYEAAMRERFPGFTLTELVDGRVRRAGIRDSYLLVDYLEPLFGNEDHVGLDTAPMAELADARQVSRQRGGSAGTAVLPLLFANGRFEGFRVLAPVFWRGAPLDTAAERQRAVVGELVAELRVDRLFDPVLESRGFPALDGIGIRLFSASPGIPSRLIASHGDVGGALAASPNGPHWLSSWLFYDRPAPVVSSFALAGQTLRVEVSQTGTFFADGHNGSLYALLGGLLSSLLATAYIYALVTRLAMVERATRERTSTLEFANLRLAEDLAQRVQTEQGLRLRERVIEVSANAIILCGAQAPEHPIEYVNPAFERLTGFSAHEVLGQRLDCLHGGGQYQGNIEQIQTALREQTEGHALVRNHRKDGSGYWSDLFVAPVQDQHGAVSHFVVAQYDISAAMGYEAEIEYQATHDSLTGLANRNLLRDRLNDAIAGARRRSGAFWVAFLDLDRFKFVNDTLGHEAGDTLLKIVAERLSACVRETDTVARVGGDEFMLVLPENPEDGTGVAVLTRIMEAVGQPIMIEGHEFFVTCSVGVATYPTDADSADALSRFADIAMYRAKELGRNGFQFYTAEMNERTLDRLKIETDLRRALERDEFVLHYQPQLCLKSGKIIGMEALLRWNHPTQGMIAPARFIGLAEDMGLIVPIGAWVLRTACLQTMAWHKAGWTGLRVAVNLSPRQFTQKTMVQSIADLLQETGMIPSLLELELTEGTVMHDVEYAIEVLRNLKALGVQISIDDFGTGYSSLSYLRRFPIDVLKIDQSFVRELSIDADDEAIVRAIVTLAHSLRLEVIAEGVENTAQLDFLRDEGCDMMQGYHYSRPLGSEAFQQLLAQDRRLPTQDRRLPTLARVLPA; this is translated from the coding sequence ATGCAAAAGCTCATCACACGCGTCCGCATATCCGTGTCGCTGTCCGCCCTGATCACCCTGGCCGTCGGCCTGACCTTGACCTCGCTGCTGTTCGTCAGCGTGCGCCGGGTCGAGGCCGCCCGGCAAACCGTGCAATTCGAGCAAAACGCCAAGCTGCGCATCAACGCCGTGTCCGGCGGCGTGCGCGACGCGGTCGACCAGATCGACGCGCTGCGGCAACTGTACGCCACGTTCGGCCTGCTCACCCGCGAGCAATTCCACCAATTGAGCCTGCCGCTGCGCGAGCACTCGCCGCAAATCCAGGCGCTTGGCTTCCAGCGCCTGATCCAGCACCGCGAGCGCGCCGCCTACGAGGCCGCCATGCGCGAACGCTTCCCCGGCTTCACGCTGACCGAACTGGTCGACGGCCGCGTGCGCCGCGCCGGCATCCGCGACAGCTACCTGCTGGTCGACTACCTGGAGCCGCTGTTCGGCAACGAAGATCACGTGGGACTGGACACCGCGCCGATGGCCGAGCTGGCCGACGCCCGTCAGGTGTCGCGCCAGCGCGGCGGCAGCGCCGGCACCGCCGTGCTGCCGCTGCTGTTCGCCAACGGCCGCTTCGAGGGCTTCCGCGTGCTGGCGCCGGTGTTCTGGCGCGGCGCCCCGCTCGATACCGCCGCCGAGCGCCAGCGCGCGGTGGTCGGCGAGCTGGTCGCCGAGCTGCGCGTCGACCGCCTGTTCGACCCGGTGCTGGAGTCGCGCGGCTTCCCGGCGCTCGACGGCATCGGCATCCGCCTGTTCTCCGCCTCCCCTGGGATCCCGTCGCGGCTGATCGCCAGCCACGGCGACGTCGGCGGCGCGCTGGCGGCGTCGCCCAACGGCCCGCACTGGCTGTCGTCATGGCTGTTCTACGACCGCCCGGCGCCGGTGGTGTCGTCGTTCGCGCTGGCCGGCCAGACCTTGCGGGTGGAGGTGAGCCAGACCGGCACCTTCTTCGCCGACGGCCACAACGGCTCGCTGTACGCGCTGCTGGGCGGGCTGCTGTCGAGCCTGCTGGCGACCGCGTATATCTACGCGCTGGTGACGCGCCTGGCCATGGTCGAGCGGGCCACGCGCGAGCGCACCTCCACACTGGAGTTCGCCAACCTGCGGCTGGCCGAGGACCTGGCCCAGCGCGTGCAGACCGAGCAAGGCTTGCGCCTGCGCGAGCGGGTGATCGAGGTGTCGGCCAACGCCATCATCCTGTGCGGCGCGCAGGCGCCGGAGCATCCGATCGAATACGTCAATCCGGCGTTCGAACGCCTCACCGGCTTCAGCGCGCACGAGGTGCTGGGCCAGCGGCTCGATTGCCTGCACGGCGGCGGCCAATACCAGGGCAACATCGAGCAGATCCAGACCGCGCTGCGCGAGCAAACCGAGGGCCACGCGCTGGTGCGCAACCATCGCAAGGACGGCAGCGGCTACTGGAGCGATTTGTTCGTCGCGCCGGTGCAGGACCAGCATGGCGCCGTCAGCCACTTCGTCGTCGCCCAGTACGACATCTCGGCGGCGATGGGTTACGAGGCCGAGATCGAATACCAGGCCACCCACGACAGCCTGACCGGACTGGCCAACCGCAATTTGCTGCGCGACCGCCTGAACGACGCCATCGCCGGCGCCCGCCGCAGAAGCGGCGCGTTCTGGGTTGCCTTCCTCGACCTGGACCGCTTCAAGTTCGTCAACGACACCTTGGGCCACGAGGCCGGCGACACGTTGCTGAAGATCGTGGCCGAGCGGCTGTCGGCCTGCGTGCGCGAAACCGACACGGTGGCGCGCGTCGGCGGCGACGAATTCATGCTGGTGCTGCCCGAAAATCCCGAGGACGGCACCGGCGTCGCCGTCCTCACGCGCATCATGGAAGCGGTCGGCCAGCCCATCATGATCGAGGGGCACGAGTTCTTCGTCACGTGCAGCGTCGGCGTGGCCACCTATCCGACCGACGCCGACAGCGCCGACGCCCTGTCCCGCTTCGCCGACATCGCGATGTACCGCGCCAAGGAACTGGGGCGCAATGGCTTCCAGTTCTACACGGCGGAGATGAACGAGCGTACCCTGGACCGGCTCAAGATCGAAACCGACCTGCGGCGCGCGCTCGAACGCGACGAGTTCGTGCTGCACTACCAGCCGCAGCTTTGTTTAAAGAGCGGCAAGATCATCGGCATGGAGGCGCTGCTGCGCTGGAACCATCCGACCCAGGGCATGATCGCGCCGGCCCGCTTCATCGGCCTGGCCGAGGACATGGGATTGATCGTGCCGATCGGCGCCTGGGTGCTGCGCACCGCCTGCCTGCAGACGATGGCGTGGCACAAGGCCGGCTGGACCGGGCTGAGGGTGGCGGTCAACCTGTCGCCGCGCCAGTTCACGCAGAAGACCATGGTGCAATCGATCGCCGACCTGCTGCAGGAGACCGGCATGATCCCGTCATTGCTGGAGCTGGAGCTGACCGAGGGCACGGTCATGCACGACGTCGAGTACGCGATCGAGGTGCTGCGCAATTTGAAGGCGCTCGGCGTGCAGATCTCGATCGACGATTTCGGCACCGGGTATTCGAGCCTGTCGTATCTGCGGCGCTTCCCGATCGACGTGCTCAAGATCGACCAGTCCTTCGTGCGCGAATTGAGCATCGACGCCGACGACGAGGCCATCGTGCGCGCCATCGTCACGCTGGCGCACAGCCTGCGGCTGGAGGTGATCGCCGAGGGCGTCGAAAACACGGCGCAACTCGATTTCCTGCGCGACGAGGGCTGCGACATGATGCAGGGTTATCACTACAGCCGTCCGCTCGGCAGCGAAGCGTTCCAGCAACTGCTGGCGCAGGACCGGCGCCTGCCCACCCAGGACCGGCGCCTGCCGACGCTGGCGAGGGTCCTGCCGGCCTAG
- a CDS encoding MFS transporter, which translates to MINISGNDTPARIRRSQTLSLVLLVVCGVINYLDRATLAVANEYIRADLGLSLGQMGLLLSAFSWSYALCQLPVGALVDKIGPRWLLGIGLVVWSLAQAAGGLASTFGWFVIARIALGIGEAPQFPAAARVVSNWFPARSRGTPTGVYNSASPLGVALAPLLLAPLIAATSWHWAFFVTGAMGLAAAVVWVALYRDPVPAQLNADERTYLEDGVTGEAVTKTSFAAWCALFRHRTTWGMMFGFFGSVYLNWVYLTWLPGYLRTERHMDLAGAGLASSIPFICGFAGALIAGWASDKVASRAKSQMSGRRNAVVVATLGMVVFTVPAALVDSNALAVACISMVIFLANASSASAWSLATVAAPPSRIASLGALQNFGGFLGGALAPILTGYIAQTWSFVPALLTGAGIAFVGAMSYLFLVVRPIPEDDKG; encoded by the coding sequence ATGATCAACATCTCCGGTAACGACACCCCCGCCCGCATCCGCCGCAGCCAAACCTTGTCGCTGGTGCTGTTGGTGGTGTGCGGCGTCATCAACTACCTCGACCGCGCCACCCTGGCCGTGGCCAACGAATACATTCGCGCCGACCTCGGCCTCTCGCTCGGCCAGATGGGCTTGCTGCTGTCGGCGTTCTCGTGGAGCTACGCGCTGTGCCAGCTGCCGGTGGGCGCGCTGGTCGACAAGATCGGGCCGCGCTGGCTGCTCGGCATCGGCCTGGTGGTGTGGTCGCTGGCGCAGGCCGCCGGCGGGCTGGCCTCGACCTTCGGCTGGTTCGTGATTGCCCGCATCGCGCTGGGCATCGGCGAGGCGCCGCAGTTCCCGGCGGCGGCGCGGGTGGTGAGCAACTGGTTCCCGGCACGCTCGCGCGGCACGCCGACCGGCGTCTACAACTCAGCCTCGCCGCTGGGCGTCGCGCTCGCGCCGCTGTTGCTCGCGCCGCTGATCGCGGCCACCAGCTGGCACTGGGCTTTCTTTGTCACCGGCGCCATGGGCCTGGCGGCGGCGGTGGTCTGGGTAGCGCTGTACCGCGATCCGGTGCCGGCGCAGCTGAACGCCGACGAGCGCACCTATCTGGAGGACGGCGTCACAGGAGAAGCGGTCACCAAGACCAGCTTCGCCGCCTGGTGCGCACTGTTCCGCCACCGGACGACGTGGGGCATGATGTTCGGCTTCTTCGGCTCGGTGTACCTGAACTGGGTGTACCTGACCTGGCTGCCGGGCTACCTGCGCACCGAGCGGCATATGGACCTGGCGGGCGCCGGGCTGGCGTCGTCGATTCCGTTCATCTGCGGCTTCGCCGGCGCGTTGATCGCCGGCTGGGCCTCCGACAAGGTCGCCAGCAGGGCCAAGTCCCAGATGTCCGGGCGCCGCAACGCGGTGGTGGTCGCCACCTTGGGCATGGTGGTGTTCACCGTGCCGGCCGCGCTGGTCGACAGCAACGCCTTAGCCGTCGCCTGCATCTCGATGGTCATCTTCCTGGCCAACGCCTCGTCGGCGTCCGCCTGGTCGCTTGCCACCGTGGCGGCGCCGCCCAGCCGCATCGCCTCGCTCGGCGCGCTGCAGAACTTCGGCGGCTTCCTCGGCGGCGCGCTGGCGCCCATCCTGACCGGCTACATTGCGCAGACCTGGTCCTTCGTTCCGGCGCTGCTGACCGGCGCCGGCATCGCCTTTGTCGGGGCCATGTCGTATCTCTTTTTGGTGGTGCGGCCGATCCCCGAGGACGACAAAGGCTAA